From the Corythoichthys intestinalis isolate RoL2023-P3 chromosome 13, ASM3026506v1, whole genome shotgun sequence genome, one window contains:
- the lum gene encoding lumican encodes MFPLRVHLLAALVSLALCQYEDYDYVPRSLIGPSTANCDRECECPINFPSAMYCDGRKLKAVPMVPTGIKYLYLQNNQIDEIKSGVFDNVTADLRWLVLDNNQITNGKIAAGTIDKLTALEKLFFSQNLLTEPVIPPSKALEELKMTHNQLNKFPSGLLNDKENLTSVNVQHNELTSEAIAGAFKGSKRLLSLDVSHNKLKKLPVGVPASLEILYADYNDIDSIGAGYLSKVPGLRYLRVSHNKLVDSGLPAGVFNVTSLLELDLSFNKLQSIPDINEQLEQLYLQANEISKFDLSSFCKYVSPVNFSHLKHLRLDANHLTAHSMPPETSNCLRMASEIMFE; translated from the exons ATGTTTCCTCTCCGTGTACACCTGTTGGCAGCGCTTGTCAGCCTGGCGCTGTGCCAGTATGAGGACTACGACTATGTGCCGCGCTCCTTGATAGGACCCTCCACTGCTAATTGTGACCGCGAGTGCGAATGCCCCATCAACTTCCCCAGCGCCATGTATTGTGACGGCCGCAAGCTCAAGGCTGTGCCAATGGTGCCCACAGGAATCAAGTATCTGTACCTCCAGAATAACCAGATCGATGAGATCAAGTCTGGCGTGTTTGACAACGTTACCGCCGATCTCCGCTGGCTGGTCCTCGACAACAACCAGATCACCAACGGGAAGATTGCGGCAGGCACCATTGACAAACTGACCGCCCTGGAGAAACTCTTCTTCAGCCAGAACCTTCTCACTGAACCAGTGATCCCTCCTTCCAAGGCTCTCGAAGAACTGAAGATGACTCACAACCAACTGAACAAGTTCCCGTCCGGGCTCCTGAATGACAAGGAGAATCTGACCTCTGTAAATGTGCAGCACAATGAGCTCACCTCTGAGGCCATCGCCGGTGCATTCAAGGGGTCCAAGAGGCTGCTGTCCCTCGACGTGAGCCACAACAAGTTGAAGAAGCTGCCCGTGGGCGTGCCCGCTTCGCTGGAAATCCTCTACGCTGACTACAACGACATCGACAGCATCGGCGCGGGGTACCTGAGCAAGGTGCCGGGTCTGCGCTACCTAAGGGTCTCACACAACAAGCTGGTGGATTCCGGGCTCCCCGCAGGAGTGTTCAACGTAACGTCGCTGTTGGAGCTGGACCTGTCTTTCAACAAGCTGCAGTCCATTCCCGATATCAACGAGCAACTGGAGCAACTTTACCTCCAAGCCAACGAGATCAGCA AGTTTGACCTCTCAAGCTTCTGCAAGTACGTCAGCCCCGTCAACTTTTCCCACCTGAAGCACCTGCGCCTGGATGCTAACCACCTCACAGCCCACAGCATGCCACCTGAGACCTCCAACTGCCTGCGCATGGCCTCTGAAATCATGTTTGAATAA
- the kera gene encoding keratocan: protein MAITKDSFLRLLCAVCLFGTVMNQDMAYEEMIAQIQACPRECRCPSNFPRAVYCDNKGLKSIPRIPPFTWYLYLQNNQIQVVSADALRNATQLRWVNLSRNKITSEGVEKGTLDAMTRLEHLYMDDNLLSWVPFPLPASLEHLSLSRNRISKIPDGVFFGLDKLTLLDLQGNKLMDDAVTEVSLKGLNNLVQINLAKNQLSNMPLGLPPTTTQLFLDGNNIDKIPTGYFKGLPKMAFLRLNHNKLGSSGVPNNVFNISSILDLQLSHNLLTEVPLIPPGLEQLYLDHNNIKSVSGSNVCPVDIEAADANDSAPRLRYLRLDGNDIEPPIPRDVILCFRLLRSIVI from the exons ATGGCCATCACCAAGGATTCCTTTCTAAGGCTTCTCTGTGCCGTGTGCCTGTTCGGGACAGTCATGAACCAGGACATGGCTTACGAGGAAATGATAGCCCAGATCCAAGCGTGCCCCCGAGAGTGCCGTTGTCCCTCCAATTTCCCCCGCGCAGTCTACTGTGACAACAAAGGTCTGAAGAGCATCCCCCGAATCCCTCCGTTCACCTGGTACCTCTACCTGCAGAACAACCAAATTCAAGTGGTCTCTGCAGACGCCCTGCGCAACGCTACCCAGCTGCGTTGGGTGAACCTGAGTCGAAACAAAATCACCAGTGAAGGAGTAGAAAAAGGCACGCTGGACGCAATGACACGCCTGGAACACCTCTACATGGATGACAACCTATTGTCCTGGGTGCCGTTTCCTCTCCCGGCCAGTTTGGAGCACCTAAGTCTCTCCCGCAATCGGATCTCCAAGATCCCTGACGGAGTCTTCTTCGGCCTGGATAAGCTGACCCTCTTAGACCTGCAGGGGAATAAGCTGATGGATGATGCCGTGACCGAAGTGAGCCTGAAGGGTCTTAACAACCTGGTGCAGATCAACCTTGCCAAGAACCAGCTGAGCAACATGCCACTCGGCCTGCCGCCAACCACCACGCAGCTTTTCCTCGACGGCAACAACATCGACAAAATCCCCACAGGGTACTTTAAAGGCTTGCCCAAGATGGCTTTCCTTAGGCTCAACCACAACAAGCTTGGCAGCAGCGGAGTTCCTAACAACGTGTTCAACATCTCCAGCATACTGGACCTCCAGCTGTCCCACAACCTGCTCACTGAGGTGCCCCTGATCCCACCAGGCCTTGAGCAGCTTTACCTGGACCACAACAACATCAAGA GTGTGAGTGGCTCAAATGTCTGCCCTGTGGACATCGAAGCAGCTGATGCTAACGATAGCGCTCCACGACTGCGCTACCTCCGACTGGATGGCAACGATATCGAACCACCGATTCCCAGAGATGTTATTCTGTGCTTTCGTCTCCTTAGGTCCATCGTTATCTAA
- the si:dkeyp-38g8.5 gene encoding uncharacterized protein si:dkeyp-38g8.5 — translation MDFQDHAYTSTTDDIVNPVEMVYKLNAKEMEEFVKLRMTNRYLFSGKRNTSIWAWKAILRHMGLQDKMNNRQAAKKWENLKKRYKDLKFQENGQTWHHYTLMDDAMEGRLEGSAPVLVISPLDKVYNPPEAKKRKMIVSPVEVAQIEVLLDADVEAGDEDCRDDNRTEDSQEFTPRDEATERESRAMELERMALQRDRELLEREIAILERERALLEREKLLIEREKEMVAKDRDAINRERMALEKQKSTSVGESPFSYDTTSDRHSKDKTERFLDLFEKLVANF, via the exons ATGGATTTCCAAGATCACGCGTACACGTCTACCACAGATGATATAGTTAACCCCGTGGAGATGGTAtataaat TAAACGCCAAGGAAATGGAAGAGTTTGTGAAGCTAAGGATGACAAATAGGTATCTCTTTTCCGGGAAAAGGAATACGTCAATCTGGGCATGGAAGGCCATTCTCAGACACATGGGCTTGCAAGACAAAATGAATAACCGTCAGGCCGCCAAAAAATGGGAAAACCTGAAAAAACGATACaag GATCTCAAGTTCCAAGAAAATGGTCAAACGTGGCATCATTACACTTTGATGGACGACGCCATGGAGGGCAGGCTGGAAGGCAGTGCCCCCGTTTTGGTCATCAGCCCATTAGATAAAGTATATAACCCACCCGAAgctaagaaaagaaaaatgatcgTCTCGCCAGTTGAAGTTGCGCAAATTGAGGTCCTGCTGGATGCAGATGTTGAAGCGGGAGACGAAGATTGTCGTGATGACAACAGGACGGAAGACAGCCAGGAGTTCACCCCGCGAGACGAGGCGACGGAGAGGGAATCTCGGGCCATGGAGTTGGAACGCATGGCCCTGCAACGagatcgggagcttctggaacGCGAGATCGCCATATTGGAACGGGAACGAGCCCTGCTGGAGCGGGAGAAGTTGCTGATAGAGAGGGAGAAAGAGATGGTGGCCAAGGACAGAGATGCTATCAACAGAGAGCGGATGGCGTTGGAGAaacagaaaagcacttcagtcgggGAATCGCCCTTCTCCTACGACACCACCAGTGACCGGCATTCAAAAGACAAGACTGAGCGCTTCCTGGATTTGTTTGAAAAACTTGTTGCCAATTTttga
- the epyc gene encoding epiphycan isoform X2 — MMALVRLVLGMLILKAVVANPRFSRQVDLDSYDDGNYDVDDVNSENQEYDYEDGPTIEDPEIEIGTLAPPDYNDPVPGASLEEQEEEELPLKPQLIPQGSGGSGVLMGPDTQKEVELRLMPIDILHVSGDFGGSVGSGASGASEGSGSGGSGDPLVFSASGGSGNIVFISGASEEILSGSGESGEFLVSGDLDILISGDSSGSGEFSGFREISGSGDLLISGDLYGSGDLLISGDFSGSGDLLISGDIMGSGASGTSGDFGSGGSGVLIELGSGGSGIDAELLLGSGGSGDQSGSGFSGDLLISGASGGSGVSGDTDESGITLLPGEVEIPLIPTIIPQEASGTSGDFSGVSGTSGDFGVSGDIDVSGTSGVSASGEPEDPDIILIPDTDKEEGLLPTQETPQEGTGGVETTPGSGLPEPEETEEPEVDTKGMPTCLLCTCLGGSVYCDDLKLDSVPPLPKDTTHFYARYNRITKINKSDFASMNKLKRIDLTANAISSIETKAFMGLPELEELVIRENHISQMPVLPETMTLIDASHNNIESKGIPKEAFKDMTGLLYLYMTDNEIDYIPVPLPDSLRSLHLQRNNIQSMHEDTFCNMHDFNYIRNALEDIRLDGNPINLSRTPQAYFCLPRIPIGDLI; from the exons ATGATGGCGCTCGTGCGACTGGTCCTGGGGATGCTCATCCTCAAAGCGGTGGTGGCCAATCCACGGTTTTCCAGACAGGTTGACCTGGACTCGTACGACGACGGCAACTACGACGTGGACGACGTCAACTCGGAAAACCAGGAGTACGATTACGAAGACGGGCCCACTATCGAGGACCCCGAG ATAGAGATCGGCACCCTGGCCCCGCCCGACTACAACGACCCAGTTCCTGGGGCCTCGTtggaggagcaggaggaggaggagttgCCCCTAAAACCGCAGCTCATCCCTCAGGGCTCAGGGGGGTCCGGCGTTCTCATGGGCCCAGACACACAGAAAG AGGTGGAGCTGCGTCTGATGCCCATTGACATCCTTCATGTCTCCGGGGATTTTGGGGGCTCGGTGGGGTCTGGTGCCTCAGGGGCCTCTGAGGGTTCCGGGTCAGGAGGCTCAGGGGACCCGCTGGTCTTCAGTGCCTCCGGGGGTTCTGGGAACATTGTCTTCATCTCTGGGGCATCTGAGGAGATCCTCAGTGGCTCCGGTGAATCAGGGGAGTTCTTAGTATCCGGGGATTTGGATATCCTGATATCGGGGGATTCCTCTGGCTCTGGGGAGTTCTCTGGATTCAGGGAGATCTCTGGATCAGGAGACCTCCTGATATCTGGGGATCTTTATGGGTCTGGGGACCTCTTGATATCTGGAGATTTTTCAGGATCTGGAGATCTCTTGATATCTGGGGATATCATGGGATCTGGAGCTTCTGGAACCTCTGGGGACTTTGGCTCTGGAGGTTCTGGAGTTCTAATTGAATTGGGATCTGGGGGTTCTGGTATTGACGCTGAACTCCTTCTGGGCTCCGGAGGGTCTGGGGACCAGTCTGGTTCAGGGTTCTCGGGAGATCTCCTGATCTCAGGTGCCTCTGGAGGCTCTGGGGTTTCTGGGGACACCGATGAGTCAGGGATAACATTATTACCTGGAG AGGTGGAAATACCTCTCATTCCTACAATTATCCCACAAGAGGCATCGGGAACCTCTGGGGACTTCTCAGGAGTTTCAGGAACCTCGGGGGATTTTGGAGTTTCTGGAGACATAGATGTCTCTGGAACTTCTGGTGTCTCTGCTTCTGGAGAACCCGAGGATCCTGATATAATTCTGATTCCTGACACTGATAAAG AGGAGGGGCTGCTTCCGACACAAGAGACCCCTCAGGAGGGTACTGGTGGTGTAGAAACGACACCGGGCTCTGGCCTACCAGAGCCCGAGGAAACCGAAGAACCTGAGGTTGACACGAAAG GCATGCCTACTTGCTTACTGTGCACGTGCCTCGGAGGTTCGGTCTACTGTGACGACTTGAAGCTGGACAGCGTACCACCTCTCCCCAAGGACACCACTCACTTCTATGCCCGCTACAACAGGATCACCAAGATCAACAAGTCTGACTTTGCCTCAATGA ACAAGCTGAAGAGAATCGACTTGACCGCCAACGCCATCTCGTCCATCGAAACCAAGGCATTTATGGGTCTGCCAGAGCTTGAGGAGTTGGTGATTCGAGAAAATCACATCTCGCAGATGCCAGTCCTGccagaaaccatgaccctgatcGACGCCAGCCACAACAATATTGAGTCCAAGGGTATTCCCAAAGAGGCCTTCAAG GACATGACTGGCCTGTTGTACCTGTACATGACGGACAACGAAATTGACTACATCCCTGTACCTCTACCAGACAGTCTGCGATCCCTACATCTACAG CGTAACAACATTCAGTCGATGCACGAGGACACTTTCTGTAACATGCACGATTTCAACTACATCCGCAACGCGCTGGAGGACATCCGCCTGGACGGCAATCCCATCAACCTGAGCCGAACCCCGCAGGCATACTTCTGCCTGCCCCGAATCCCGATTGGCGACCTCATCTAA
- the epyc gene encoding epiphycan isoform X1: MDVDAIYSAVSFLGKTDFTVAQLLSKYNLSCTLTLEKLQVTFGLHACIFIELAVVQRSLGKLQIHLSCHGCRTSLALSPSDSVHLRTMMALVRLVLGMLILKAVVANPRFSRQVDLDSYDDGNYDVDDVNSENQEYDYEDGPTIEDPEIEIGTLAPPDYNDPVPGASLEEQEEEELPLKPQLIPQGSGGSGVLMGPDTQKEVELRLMPIDILHVSGDFGGSVGSGASGASEGSGSGGSGDPLVFSASGGSGNIVFISGASEEILSGSGESGEFLVSGDLDILISGDSSGSGEFSGFREISGSGDLLISGDLYGSGDLLISGDFSGSGDLLISGDIMGSGASGTSGDFGSGGSGVLIELGSGGSGIDAELLLGSGGSGDQSGSGFSGDLLISGASGGSGVSGDTDESGITLLPGEVEIPLIPTIIPQEASGTSGDFSGVSGTSGDFGVSGDIDVSGTSGVSASGEPEDPDIILIPDTDKEEGLLPTQETPQEGTGGVETTPGSGLPEPEETEEPEVDTKGMPTCLLCTCLGGSVYCDDLKLDSVPPLPKDTTHFYARYNRITKINKSDFASMNKLKRIDLTANAISSIETKAFMGLPELEELVIRENHISQMPVLPETMTLIDASHNNIESKGIPKEAFKDMTGLLYLYMTDNEIDYIPVPLPDSLRSLHLQRNNIQSMHEDTFCNMHDFNYIRNALEDIRLDGNPINLSRTPQAYFCLPRIPIGDLI; the protein is encoded by the exons ATGGACGTTGATGCTATTTATTCTGCTGTCTCATTCCTTGGAAAAACCGACTTCACAGTTGCTCAGCTGCTTTCAAAGTACAATCTGAGTTGCACTTTGACTTTGGAAAAGCTACAG GTGACGTTTGGTTTGCACGCTTGTATCTTCATTGAGCTCGCTGTTGTTCAACGGTCTTTAGGAAAACTACAG ATTCATCTGTCTTGTCATGGATGTCGgacgtctctcgctctctctccctCAGACAGTGTGCATCT GCGAACGATGATGGCGCTCGTGCGACTGGTCCTGGGGATGCTCATCCTCAAAGCGGTGGTGGCCAATCCACGGTTTTCCAGACAGGTTGACCTGGACTCGTACGACGACGGCAACTACGACGTGGACGACGTCAACTCGGAAAACCAGGAGTACGATTACGAAGACGGGCCCACTATCGAGGACCCCGAG ATAGAGATCGGCACCCTGGCCCCGCCCGACTACAACGACCCAGTTCCTGGGGCCTCGTtggaggagcaggaggaggaggagttgCCCCTAAAACCGCAGCTCATCCCTCAGGGCTCAGGGGGGTCCGGCGTTCTCATGGGCCCAGACACACAGAAAG AGGTGGAGCTGCGTCTGATGCCCATTGACATCCTTCATGTCTCCGGGGATTTTGGGGGCTCGGTGGGGTCTGGTGCCTCAGGGGCCTCTGAGGGTTCCGGGTCAGGAGGCTCAGGGGACCCGCTGGTCTTCAGTGCCTCCGGGGGTTCTGGGAACATTGTCTTCATCTCTGGGGCATCTGAGGAGATCCTCAGTGGCTCCGGTGAATCAGGGGAGTTCTTAGTATCCGGGGATTTGGATATCCTGATATCGGGGGATTCCTCTGGCTCTGGGGAGTTCTCTGGATTCAGGGAGATCTCTGGATCAGGAGACCTCCTGATATCTGGGGATCTTTATGGGTCTGGGGACCTCTTGATATCTGGAGATTTTTCAGGATCTGGAGATCTCTTGATATCTGGGGATATCATGGGATCTGGAGCTTCTGGAACCTCTGGGGACTTTGGCTCTGGAGGTTCTGGAGTTCTAATTGAATTGGGATCTGGGGGTTCTGGTATTGACGCTGAACTCCTTCTGGGCTCCGGAGGGTCTGGGGACCAGTCTGGTTCAGGGTTCTCGGGAGATCTCCTGATCTCAGGTGCCTCTGGAGGCTCTGGGGTTTCTGGGGACACCGATGAGTCAGGGATAACATTATTACCTGGAG AGGTGGAAATACCTCTCATTCCTACAATTATCCCACAAGAGGCATCGGGAACCTCTGGGGACTTCTCAGGAGTTTCAGGAACCTCGGGGGATTTTGGAGTTTCTGGAGACATAGATGTCTCTGGAACTTCTGGTGTCTCTGCTTCTGGAGAACCCGAGGATCCTGATATAATTCTGATTCCTGACACTGATAAAG AGGAGGGGCTGCTTCCGACACAAGAGACCCCTCAGGAGGGTACTGGTGGTGTAGAAACGACACCGGGCTCTGGCCTACCAGAGCCCGAGGAAACCGAAGAACCTGAGGTTGACACGAAAG GCATGCCTACTTGCTTACTGTGCACGTGCCTCGGAGGTTCGGTCTACTGTGACGACTTGAAGCTGGACAGCGTACCACCTCTCCCCAAGGACACCACTCACTTCTATGCCCGCTACAACAGGATCACCAAGATCAACAAGTCTGACTTTGCCTCAATGA ACAAGCTGAAGAGAATCGACTTGACCGCCAACGCCATCTCGTCCATCGAAACCAAGGCATTTATGGGTCTGCCAGAGCTTGAGGAGTTGGTGATTCGAGAAAATCACATCTCGCAGATGCCAGTCCTGccagaaaccatgaccctgatcGACGCCAGCCACAACAATATTGAGTCCAAGGGTATTCCCAAAGAGGCCTTCAAG GACATGACTGGCCTGTTGTACCTGTACATGACGGACAACGAAATTGACTACATCCCTGTACCTCTACCAGACAGTCTGCGATCCCTACATCTACAG CGTAACAACATTCAGTCGATGCACGAGGACACTTTCTGTAACATGCACGATTTCAACTACATCCGCAACGCGCTGGAGGACATCCGCCTGGACGGCAATCCCATCAACCTGAGCCGAACCCCGCAGGCATACTTCTGCCTGCCCCGAATCCCGATTGGCGACCTCATCTAA
- the dcn gene encoding decorin, which yields MRSACLSLLLVTACWALPFRQSGFLDFMMEDEAGSGVPELQPTKVDVEESYAMPIPEGPRCPFRCQCHLRVVQCSDLGLKEVPKDIPDDTTLLDLQNNKITEIKENDFKNLKGLHALILVNNKISNIHAKALNPLTKLQRLYLSKNNLKEMPANMPKSLQELRIHENDISKIKKASFQGMSQVIVMELGSNPLKSAGIDAGAFADLKRVSYIRIADTQITEIPKGLPSSLSELHLDGNKISKVTAESMKGLKQLAKLGLSHNEISLVENGTLVNVPHLREIHLDNNALTSVPPGLPDHKYIQVVYLHANKIGAVGTEDFCPPGFNTKKAMYSGISLFSNPVPYWEVQPITFRCVFDRSAIQLGNYRKK from the exons ATGAGGTCAGCCTGTCTCTCTCTGCTCCTGGTCACCGCCTGCTGGGCGCTTCCCTTCCGCCAATCCGGCTTCCTGGACTTTATGATGGAGGACGAGGCCGGCTCCGGAGTGCCTGAGCTCCAGCCTACTAAGGTGGATGTTGAAGAGAGCTACGCAATGCCGATACCCGAAGGACCTAGATGCCCTTTCCGCTGTCAGTGCCACTTGCGGGTGGTCCAGTGCTCTGACCTCG GTCTGAAGGAGGTTCCCAAGGACATCCCAGATGATACCACCCTGCTCGACCTGCAGAACAACAAGATCACAGAGATCAAAGAAAACGACTTCAAGAACCTCAAAGGCCTTCAT GCGCTGATCCTGGTGAACAACAAGATCAGCAACATCCACGCCAAGGCCCTCAATCCGCTGACCAAACTGCAGCGCCTCTACCTGTCCAAGAACAATCTGAAGGAGATGCCAGCCAACATGCCCAAAAGCCTGCAGGAGCTGCGTATCCACGAAAACGACATCAGCAAGATCAAGAAGGCCTCCTTCCAGGGAATGTCCCAAGTCATCGTCATGG AGCTCGGATCCAACCCCCTGAAGAGCGCCGGGATTGACGCCGGCGCCTTTGCTGACCTCAAGAGAGTCTCCTACATTCGTATTGCGGACACTCAGATCACAGAGATCCCCAAAG gtcTGCCCAGCTCGCTCTCTGAGCTCCACCTGGATGGAAACAAGATCTCCAAGGTCACCGCCGAAAGTATGAAGGGCCTCAAGCAGCTCGCTAA GCTGGGTTTGAGCCACAATGAGATCAGCCTGGTGGAGAACGGAACCCTGGTCAACGTCCCCCACCTCCGCGAGATCCACCTCGACAACAATGCCCTGACCAGCGTGCCCCCCGGCCTGCCCGACCACAAATACATCCAG GTGGTCTACCTCCACGCCAACAAAATCGGTGCAGTAGGAACGGAAGATTTCTGCCCCCCTGGATTCAACACAAAGAAGGCCATGTACTCGGGCATCAGCCTCTTCAGCAATCCCGTTCCCTACTGGGAAGTGCAGCCCATCACCTTCCGCTGCGTCTTCGACCGCTCCGCCATCCAGCTGGGCAACTACAGGAAGAAGTAG